One region of Prosthecobacter debontii genomic DNA includes:
- a CDS encoding YkgJ family cysteine cluster protein: MSRKKQPPDSTLKAALDEVKAIYAELEKRPLQRDCQMRTQCCHFRLTGRTPFLTLGEALYAAQGVRASGRKDLKPRPDGACPLLGKEGRCTIYLHRPFGCRTHFCHEAGGMYPRKHIADLIHRLEALDEKLGGDGSRELEPAVSDALAKR; encoded by the coding sequence GTGTCGCGTAAGAAGCAGCCACCAGACTCCACCTTGAAGGCCGCCTTGGATGAGGTGAAAGCCATCTATGCCGAACTGGAAAAACGCCCTCTCCAGCGAGACTGCCAAATGCGCACGCAATGCTGCCATTTCAGGCTCACGGGACGCACTCCGTTTCTAACATTGGGCGAGGCTCTGTATGCGGCCCAAGGCGTGCGTGCGAGTGGGCGCAAAGACCTCAAACCGAGGCCCGATGGAGCTTGTCCCTTGTTAGGAAAGGAAGGCAGATGCACCATCTACCTGCATCGACCCTTTGGCTGCCGGACTCACTTCTGCCATGAAGCGGGTGGCATGTATCCCCGCAAGCATATCGCGGATCTCATTCATCGGCTGGAAGCCCTGGATGAAAAATTGGGCGGAGATGGATCTCGAGAGTTGGAACCTGCTGTATCTGATGCACTCGCTAAGCGATGA
- a CDS encoding polysaccharide biosynthesis/export family protein gives MKTIFVLLVSLLTLQQLWAQSGELPLRPGDRITISVGAIPDNEVAQIKGVYTVSDNGTINLLHIGEVRASGLKPSALQRAIEQTYIREEIYTRPNVLVSIDSVGGADMRQVTVTGVVKPGGVPYQQGMTLSRAIMSAGGPTPFGSMKKVKLLRGGRASVHNLSTGIGNPNVDVLVQPDDQIIVPE, from the coding sequence ATGAAAACGATTTTTGTTCTTTTGGTTAGTCTATTGACCTTGCAACAACTGTGGGCTCAGAGCGGTGAACTGCCTCTGCGCCCTGGAGATCGCATCACCATCTCCGTGGGGGCGATTCCTGACAACGAGGTGGCCCAGATCAAGGGGGTTTACACCGTCAGTGATAATGGCACGATCAACCTCTTGCACATCGGTGAGGTGCGCGCTTCAGGCTTGAAGCCATCGGCTTTGCAGCGGGCGATTGAGCAAACCTATATTCGTGAGGAGATTTACACACGTCCGAATGTCTTGGTTTCGATTGATAGTGTCGGCGGAGCTGACATGCGTCAGGTGACCGTCACGGGTGTGGTGAAGCCTGGCGGCGTTCCATATCAACAAGGCATGACACTTTCCCGCGCCATCATGTCAGCAGGGGGGCCGACTCCATTTGGCAGCATGAAGAAAGTGAAACTTCTGCGCGGTGGTCGTGCCTCTGTGCATAACCTATCGACAGGAATTGGTAATCCCAACGTGGATGTCTTGGTCCAGCCAGATGATCAAATCATCGTGCCTGAATAA
- a CDS encoding exopolysaccharide transport family protein has translation MRETSNELQQQALDSWQVIRNRFGLIILSFLLVFATAAIITYIMPRKYRGRVEMKIERLQNKVQVFQRNTDDFMAPTDVVIKNEFESITKPETLYPVVDKLDLQKRWSLPNRQSALAKLRGNLDTQSSVRSDFVVIEYFDQDPGVAAEIANAVYQSYMTRRVEVETSQKQEALAMLAKQIAEQEQLRDQARLKMQEAKKKGGIVGEWFSSGTNSTAPGANLRTTEDSMVVTREQALLNTELEVQALQAEIAELSKLSDEELVARSSGLKLENANVTNMLAELTRLQVTREGLVNAGRGRRHPEVMGVDSQIALSKQLILDAVKAHLAALQTRLDFSIQRRETLRSSNEEAKSEMLDQQSAQNDYKTAADDVAYIENLLLQLKSSYFETKAGLELVKSPATLYAKAEPEGKPAKPNVALNLALGGVLGLMLGVGLAFFLEYMDTSVKSLDDVERFLGVPVLAVVPKDVAVLHRTSGFNPDAEAYRILRTNIEFNRKNPDANCITVTSGGAGEGKSTTLCNLAFVCAQGGYSVLLIDADLRRPRMHTLFDVSNAVGLTNYLTTNVTLEEVVVRTPVENLYFLPSGMLPADSAGVLNSQRMTELIEDAKSRFDIVLIDAPPILGVSDASVLANEADLTIIVVQHRKLPRHMLLRVKQTIENVGGTVLGVVLNNVDLRSDSQYQYYTSYYTYYSPNNTAAPAGTRPEKRKKQIPPSRPGQATVASSSAPRGDLF, from the coding sequence ATGCGTGAAACCAGCAACGAGCTCCAGCAGCAGGCCCTGGATTCCTGGCAGGTGATTCGTAATCGCTTTGGGTTGATCATCCTTTCATTCCTCCTCGTCTTCGCGACAGCGGCCATCATTACCTACATCATGCCGCGAAAATATCGCGGTCGTGTTGAGATGAAGATCGAGCGCTTGCAAAACAAGGTGCAGGTCTTTCAGCGCAACACGGATGATTTCATGGCACCGACAGATGTTGTGATTAAAAACGAGTTCGAGAGCATTACGAAACCCGAAACCCTCTATCCTGTTGTCGATAAATTGGATCTGCAAAAGCGGTGGTCCCTCCCCAATCGTCAATCAGCCTTGGCTAAACTGCGGGGTAATCTGGATACGCAATCCAGTGTGCGATCCGACTTCGTCGTCATTGAATATTTCGATCAAGATCCTGGTGTCGCCGCAGAAATCGCCAACGCGGTTTACCAAAGTTACATGACCCGTCGAGTGGAGGTGGAGACGTCCCAAAAGCAGGAGGCTCTGGCGATGCTGGCCAAGCAGATTGCTGAGCAAGAGCAGCTGCGAGATCAGGCCCGCCTGAAGATGCAAGAAGCCAAGAAAAAAGGCGGGATCGTTGGAGAGTGGTTTTCCAGCGGAACCAACTCGACAGCTCCTGGAGCTAACCTTCGCACGACAGAAGACTCCATGGTGGTGACGCGCGAGCAAGCTTTGCTGAACACCGAGTTGGAGGTCCAGGCACTCCAAGCTGAAATCGCAGAACTCAGCAAACTGAGCGATGAAGAATTGGTCGCTCGGTCCTCGGGGCTGAAACTGGAGAATGCCAACGTGACCAACATGCTGGCGGAACTGACGCGGCTCCAAGTGACTCGTGAGGGCCTTGTCAACGCTGGCCGTGGCAGGCGGCACCCCGAGGTCATGGGAGTGGACAGCCAGATCGCCCTCTCGAAACAACTCATCCTCGATGCGGTGAAAGCGCATCTGGCAGCACTTCAGACACGTCTGGATTTCTCCATTCAACGCCGTGAAACTCTTCGCTCCTCGAATGAGGAGGCTAAGAGTGAGATGCTCGATCAGCAGTCCGCGCAGAATGATTACAAGACCGCCGCTGATGATGTGGCCTACATTGAGAATCTTCTTCTCCAACTCAAGTCCAGCTACTTTGAGACCAAGGCGGGTCTGGAGCTTGTGAAGTCCCCAGCGACCCTCTACGCAAAGGCAGAGCCTGAAGGTAAACCTGCCAAGCCAAATGTGGCCCTGAACTTGGCGCTCGGAGGGGTCCTGGGCCTGATGTTGGGAGTCGGCCTTGCCTTCTTCCTGGAATACATGGATACCTCTGTCAAAAGCCTGGACGATGTGGAGCGTTTCCTGGGCGTGCCTGTGTTGGCGGTGGTGCCAAAGGATGTGGCCGTTCTGCATCGGACCAGTGGTTTCAATCCTGACGCCGAAGCTTACCGCATCCTGCGGACCAACATTGAATTCAACCGGAAAAACCCCGACGCCAATTGCATCACAGTCACCAGTGGAGGTGCAGGCGAGGGTAAATCCACCACGCTCTGCAACCTCGCCTTCGTTTGTGCGCAGGGCGGCTATAGCGTGCTTCTCATTGATGCGGATCTTCGTCGTCCTCGCATGCACACTCTCTTCGATGTCAGCAATGCTGTGGGCCTAACGAATTATCTGACGACGAACGTGACTTTAGAGGAGGTCGTCGTCCGCACCCCCGTGGAGAATCTTTACTTTTTGCCGAGTGGAATGTTGCCGGCAGATAGTGCAGGAGTCTTGAATTCCCAGCGGATGACGGAGCTCATTGAAGATGCGAAGAGCCGCTTTGATATCGTTCTGATCGACGCGCCGCCGATTCTCGGGGTGAGTGACGCCTCCGTTTTGGCCAACGAGGCGGATCTCACGATCATTGTGGTGCAGCACCGCAAACTGCCGCGACACATGCTGTTGAGGGTCAAGCAGACCATTGAAAATGTCGGGGGAACGGTGCTCGGAGTGGTCTTGAACAATGTGGATCTGCGCAGTGATTCGCAGTATCAATATTACACCAGCTACTACACCTACTACTCGCCGAACAACACGGCGGCTCCTGCGGGCACTCGTCCCGAGAAAAGAAAAAAACAAATTCCACCTTCTCGCCCCGGGCAGGCGACGGTTGCATCTTCGAGCGCGCCACGAGGAGATTTGTTCTAA
- a CDS encoding DUF481 domain-containing protein: protein MRLPHAFMATALIAVFTGQAFSQGLTAVRDFSADFGEDVPLTWSFTTRGGYDSLQYKVQSPFLENFESYYVQGGLGLTYADADPTTPWSAAVDLGAIHYVDGTNRYDDNFYNARVAFNIAHQMSERLKISNNFYLTYEAEPNVSTGASTTLYNGQYLYGYNNFNVSYAWSQRFSTSTSLTVDGITYEDEAVSGLEDRLSILIAQQFSYALTQRTSLAAEYRYRITDYQERDDVDSQSHFILAGVDHAWSERSTGSFRVGAEYFKSDRTENTSPYGEVAFSYLVARQTTARWFGSVGYDSAEIGGYDSRYSIRTGLNVNHQVTKRVGLNGGVSYAYSNFEGGGGDVTEHSLLLSTGISYQMLENLSLDARYSYSVLASDDNLREFDRNNVSVGITASF from the coding sequence ATGCGACTCCCACATGCATTCATGGCTACGGCCCTGATAGCCGTTTTTACGGGGCAGGCTTTTTCTCAAGGTCTGACAGCAGTTCGGGATTTCTCTGCTGATTTCGGTGAGGATGTTCCCCTAACCTGGAGCTTCACGACGCGGGGCGGTTACGACAGTTTGCAATACAAGGTGCAATCACCCTTTTTGGAAAATTTCGAGTCTTATTACGTGCAGGGAGGCTTAGGCCTCACTTACGCAGATGCGGACCCGACCACGCCTTGGAGTGCGGCGGTCGATCTCGGAGCCATTCATTATGTCGATGGCACCAACCGCTACGACGATAATTTTTACAACGCTCGGGTGGCCTTCAACATCGCCCATCAGATGTCTGAACGGCTTAAAATCAGCAATAACTTTTACCTCACCTATGAGGCGGAGCCGAATGTCTCCACCGGGGCCTCGACGACGCTCTACAACGGCCAATACCTGTATGGGTATAACAACTTCAATGTGAGTTATGCTTGGTCGCAGCGCTTCTCCACAAGCACCTCGCTGACGGTGGATGGCATCACTTATGAGGACGAAGCTGTGTCTGGGTTGGAAGATCGTCTTTCGATCTTGATCGCTCAACAATTCAGCTACGCATTGACGCAGCGCACCAGTCTGGCCGCTGAATACCGTTATCGGATCACCGATTATCAGGAGCGCGATGACGTGGACTCACAATCGCACTTCATCTTGGCGGGTGTCGATCATGCGTGGAGTGAGCGGTCCACCGGTTCCTTCCGCGTGGGGGCTGAGTATTTCAAATCTGACCGGACGGAAAACACTTCGCCTTATGGAGAGGTGGCTTTCAGTTACCTCGTGGCTCGTCAAACGACAGCGCGCTGGTTTGGCTCTGTGGGGTATGACTCGGCTGAGATCGGCGGTTATGACAGCCGGTATTCCATTCGCACGGGCTTAAACGTGAATCACCAGGTCACCAAGCGTGTCGGCCTCAATGGAGGCGTCTCCTATGCTTACAGTAACTTCGAAGGTGGCGGCGGCGATGTGACGGAGCACTCCCTGCTGCTCTCCACGGGCATCTCTTATCAGATGCTTGAGAACCTCTCTCTTGACGCACGATATTCTTATTCGGTTCTCGCATCCGACGACAATCTGCGCGAGTTTGACCGCAACAATGTCTCCGTGGGTATCACGGCTTCATTTTAA
- a CDS encoding sigma-70 family RNA polymerase sigma factor, giving the protein MSNMELDGGIKIYLREIGKTDLLTPEQEVELAERIKRGDPEARSHMIRANLRLVVKIAQDYANYGLPLLDLISEGNIGLMKAVERFDPNKGGKLSTYAAWWIKQSIKRALANQSKTIRLPVHMVDKISKMRRVAMAMSEELGREPTDDELSEEIGIDRAKLSQLKVASMRPASLDAPISDDDSTEFGEIVGDENAQTPFDLLSHKNMHGQLDGLLTVLDERERKIIDARFGLAGQKPRTLEEVGQEFGVTRERIRQLQNIALRKLRRALQKKEDPIPKALRNAGAKKKKKAVAEDKALD; this is encoded by the coding sequence ATGTCTAACATGGAACTCGACGGAGGTATCAAGATCTACCTGCGGGAGATCGGCAAGACCGACTTGCTGACCCCCGAACAGGAGGTCGAACTGGCCGAACGCATCAAGCGTGGCGACCCAGAAGCGCGCTCTCACATGATCCGCGCAAACCTCCGCCTGGTCGTCAAAATCGCCCAGGACTACGCCAACTATGGCCTGCCTCTTCTGGATCTCATTTCAGAGGGCAACATCGGCTTGATGAAGGCCGTGGAACGCTTTGACCCTAATAAAGGGGGCAAACTGTCCACCTATGCTGCTTGGTGGATCAAGCAGTCCATCAAACGTGCGCTGGCCAACCAGTCCAAAACGATCCGTCTGCCCGTCCACATGGTGGACAAGATCAGCAAAATGCGCCGCGTGGCCATGGCGATGTCTGAAGAGCTCGGTCGTGAGCCTACCGATGATGAGTTGTCTGAAGAAATCGGCATTGATCGTGCCAAGCTCAGCCAGCTCAAGGTGGCCTCCATGCGCCCAGCTTCTCTGGATGCTCCTATCAGTGATGATGACAGCACCGAGTTTGGTGAAATCGTCGGTGACGAAAATGCCCAGACACCTTTCGATCTCCTCAGCCACAAAAACATGCATGGCCAGTTGGATGGCTTGCTGACAGTGCTGGATGAGCGTGAGCGTAAGATCATCGATGCCCGTTTCGGCCTTGCCGGTCAGAAGCCTCGCACGCTGGAAGAAGTGGGTCAGGAATTCGGCGTGACGCGTGAGCGTATTCGTCAGCTCCAGAACATCGCGCTGCGGAAGCTACGCCGTGCTCTCCAGAAGAAGGAAGATCCGATTCCCAAGGCGCTCCGCAATGCCGGTGCCAAGAAAAAGAAGAAGGCTGTCGCCGAAGACAAAGCCCTGGACTGA
- a CDS encoding ComF family protein: MRDQGSGFSQASSLWHRVSQGFLDALYPRVCRHCDELLPAQAPRRGLAAWICPSCQDELTPIEPPYCSVCGEPFAGPATSVFRCSNCQGRRIAFDFACSGFKAEGPLREMIHSFKYGKDLSLRAALVDVLQHALTDPRLADEDLLQWLLVPVPLHWTRQVKRGFNQSWELCRLLSKSTHIPTAQILRRRVMTRTQTRLERHRRLANLRKAFSLRRSLPWFRLPDLRGRKIFLVDDVLTTGATAHECAKILKREGGAEKVVVITAARG; encoded by the coding sequence ATGCGCGATCAAGGGTCTGGTTTCTCGCAAGCTTCAAGTCTTTGGCATCGGGTTTCTCAAGGCTTCCTCGATGCCTTGTATCCCCGGGTCTGCCGTCATTGCGATGAACTTCTGCCCGCACAAGCGCCCCGGCGGGGATTGGCGGCATGGATCTGCCCATCCTGCCAAGACGAACTCACCCCCATCGAGCCTCCCTATTGCTCCGTCTGCGGCGAGCCTTTCGCCGGTCCCGCGACCAGCGTTTTCCGCTGCTCCAACTGCCAGGGTCGTCGCATCGCTTTCGACTTCGCCTGCTCTGGCTTTAAAGCGGAGGGGCCGCTACGGGAGATGATTCACAGCTTCAAATATGGGAAGGATCTTTCCCTGCGTGCCGCCCTGGTGGATGTACTTCAACACGCCCTCACCGACCCCCGATTGGCCGATGAAGACCTCCTTCAATGGCTGCTCGTGCCCGTGCCCCTGCACTGGACACGACAAGTGAAACGGGGATTCAACCAAAGTTGGGAGCTTTGCCGCTTACTGTCCAAAAGCACTCACATCCCGACCGCCCAAATCCTGAGGCGTCGCGTCATGACTCGCACTCAAACACGGCTGGAGCGGCACCGACGCCTTGCCAATCTCCGGAAAGCGTTTTCGCTACGCCGTTCGCTTCCCTGGTTCAGACTGCCCGACCTTCGCGGGCGAAAAATTTTTCTGGTGGATGACGTCTTAACGACCGGCGCCACGGCTCATGAGTGTGCAAAAATCCTGAAGCGAGAGGGAGGGGCTGAAAAAGTGGTGGTGATTACCGCAGCCCGTGGTTAG
- the accD gene encoding acetyl-CoA carboxylase, carboxyltransferase subunit beta, with translation MGFFKKRSVNEFGEKKQDMPEGLWTKCPSCGESLFEQTLAKNLRVCTNCGYHFTISSGERITSLVDEGTFEEMDLQLDSVDALGFKGYVDKVKAYQNKTGLKEAVVTGRANIEGIPVLLAIMDFRFLGASMGSVVGEKITRAIETATAEGKPVLVFSASGGARMHEGILSLMQMAKTSGALARHAEARLPYFSILTHPTTGGVTASFATLGDVIIAEPKCMIGFAGPRVVKETTHADLPPGFQTAEFMMQHGLVDMIIERKDMRSKIAGLLRYVTKTTAPAAA, from the coding sequence ATGGGATTTTTCAAAAAGCGCTCTGTTAACGAATTTGGTGAAAAGAAGCAGGACATGCCCGAAGGGCTGTGGACGAAATGCCCATCCTGTGGAGAGAGTCTCTTCGAGCAAACCCTAGCCAAAAACCTGCGTGTCTGTACCAACTGTGGTTACCACTTCACCATCAGCAGTGGAGAGCGTATCACCAGCCTCGTCGATGAAGGGACTTTCGAAGAAATGGACCTCCAACTCGACTCCGTGGATGCCCTGGGCTTCAAAGGATACGTGGACAAGGTGAAAGCCTACCAAAACAAGACCGGTCTTAAAGAAGCCGTCGTCACAGGACGGGCTAACATTGAAGGCATCCCCGTATTGCTCGCCATCATGGATTTCCGCTTCCTCGGTGCCAGCATGGGGAGTGTGGTGGGCGAAAAGATCACTCGTGCCATTGAAACCGCGACTGCCGAAGGCAAACCTGTCCTCGTCTTCTCCGCCTCCGGTGGGGCTCGTATGCACGAGGGCATTCTCAGCCTGATGCAGATGGCGAAGACCAGCGGAGCGCTGGCACGCCATGCCGAAGCCCGTCTGCCCTACTTCTCCATCCTCACGCATCCAACGACCGGCGGCGTCACCGCCAGCTTTGCGACCCTGGGTGACGTCATCATTGCCGAGCCGAAGTGCATGATCGGCTTCGCAGGCCCTCGTGTGGTGAAGGAAACCACCCACGCTGATCTGCCACCAGGCTTCCAGACGGCAGAATTCATGATGCAGCACGGCCTCGTGGACATGATCATCGAACGCAAAGACATGCGCTCGAAGATCGCGGGTCTGCTCCGCTATGTGACCAAGACCACAGCTCCTGCAGCAGCCTAA
- a CDS encoding MFS transporter: MRAESPSTKWYAGVTRYQWLVLIVASLGWIFDAFEGQLYNITRADMLPELLRVEAADPVVKLWGERFLGIFLIGGTLGGWIFSSLADRWGRNPVMAMTILCYSLFSGLTAFATEVWQVGVLRFLVAMGVGGEWAVGAALVAEVFPKQARERASGIFHATSVAGLWLAAAAGLMVGTQWRTAYLIGVVPALLVLWVRISIKEPESWKQAKETKAERMGSFSELLGTPLWRSRAIFGALLAMVGLATFWGVVVAGQDIAADLLKRLGDPDVASKSKVAFGFIQTAGAGLGMLAFGPLSARWGRRRTFAIMHLAALIMTPIICWLPSYLMSYGLLLCLLPLFGFFAQGIHAGYAVYFPELFPTHLRATGAGFCFNTGRILAAPVLIWLSAYMKSTFDLRLAITYLGGLFLFGLVFLAFLPETKGQDLPE, encoded by the coding sequence ATGAGGGCCGAATCTCCTTCCACCAAATGGTATGCAGGCGTCACTCGTTATCAGTGGCTGGTGCTTATTGTCGCTTCTCTGGGCTGGATCTTCGATGCGTTTGAAGGTCAGCTTTACAACATTACTCGGGCGGACATGCTGCCTGAGTTGCTACGAGTTGAGGCTGCAGACCCTGTTGTCAAACTGTGGGGAGAGCGATTCCTGGGGATCTTCTTGATCGGTGGAACGCTCGGTGGCTGGATCTTCAGCTCACTGGCGGATCGATGGGGGAGAAATCCGGTGATGGCTATGACCATCCTTTGTTATTCTCTTTTTTCAGGGTTAACAGCGTTTGCGACCGAGGTCTGGCAGGTTGGGGTGTTGCGTTTTCTGGTGGCAATGGGTGTTGGTGGCGAGTGGGCCGTAGGGGCAGCCTTGGTGGCGGAGGTCTTTCCTAAGCAGGCGCGTGAACGTGCCAGTGGTATCTTTCATGCGACGAGTGTGGCAGGGCTCTGGCTGGCCGCAGCCGCAGGGCTGATGGTGGGGACGCAATGGCGCACCGCGTATTTGATCGGTGTGGTGCCGGCTCTTCTCGTGTTGTGGGTGCGCATCAGCATCAAAGAACCAGAGTCCTGGAAACAGGCGAAGGAGACCAAGGCTGAACGCATGGGGAGTTTCAGTGAATTGTTAGGCACGCCTCTGTGGCGCTCCCGTGCGATCTTTGGCGCTCTCTTGGCCATGGTGGGTCTCGCCACTTTTTGGGGCGTGGTCGTGGCAGGGCAAGATATCGCGGCAGACTTACTCAAACGCTTGGGTGACCCGGACGTGGCGAGTAAATCCAAGGTGGCCTTCGGTTTCATTCAGACGGCTGGTGCGGGGCTAGGCATGTTGGCTTTCGGCCCCCTCAGTGCGCGCTGGGGACGTCGGCGAACCTTTGCCATCATGCATCTCGCGGCTCTGATCATGACACCGATCATCTGCTGGCTGCCTTCTTACTTGATGAGCTATGGCTTATTGCTCTGCCTGCTGCCGCTGTTTGGCTTTTTCGCACAGGGAATCCATGCGGGTTATGCGGTCTATTTTCCCGAGCTGTTTCCCACCCACCTGCGCGCAACCGGAGCGGGATTCTGTTTCAACACGGGCCGTATTCTGGCGGCACCTGTGCTGATCTGGTTGTCAGCCTATATGAAGTCCACTTTCGATCTCAGGCTTGCCATCACCTATCTAGGTGGGTTGTTCCTGTTCGGCTTGGTGTTCTTGGCCTTTCTCCCAGAGACCAAGGGACAGGACCTCCCTGAGTGA
- a CDS encoding Gfo/Idh/MocA family protein has protein sequence MTSASVAAVSAATHAFAAPSDGDIKIALIGCGGRGTGACNQALSAGSTVKLVALVDPLEGKAQAALDILKQKHEGQIDVSPDQVFTDFQDYKKAFDLADVVLITTPPGPRPFLFEQAIKAGKHVFMEKPVATDAAGVRRVLAAAQVAKEKKLNVCVGFQRRYDPGYMDVIQRIHNGEIGDLVHGRVYWNGTSRPGFPREPGESELHYQIRNWYFFTWMSGDHILEQHCHNLDVANWVMQGKMPIKAVGHGGREVRKARENGTIFDHHTVEFEYENGMRILSQCCQIGGKCARDVSEHFHGTKGVADLGNGGKFSINGQPPGGKRSRTKEDPYQLEHDAFFENIRTGKVRIDAEYAAHSTLMGVMGRMASYTGQVITWAQALNSQEILVPDDLTWQTEPPVKPDADGWYPVAIPGTTLPI, from the coding sequence ATGACGTCTGCTTCTGTCGCTGCTGTTTCAGCAGCGACTCATGCCTTTGCGGCTCCTTCGGATGGAGATATTAAAATCGCTCTGATCGGCTGTGGCGGCCGGGGAACAGGGGCTTGTAATCAGGCCCTCAGTGCAGGTTCGACTGTCAAGCTGGTGGCCTTAGTGGACCCCCTGGAGGGGAAGGCTCAAGCCGCCTTGGACATCTTGAAACAAAAGCATGAGGGGCAGATTGATGTGTCGCCCGACCAAGTCTTTACCGATTTTCAAGACTACAAGAAAGCCTTTGATTTGGCGGATGTGGTCTTGATCACGACGCCACCGGGGCCACGGCCTTTCTTATTTGAGCAGGCGATCAAGGCGGGTAAACATGTCTTCATGGAAAAGCCTGTCGCCACAGATGCGGCGGGTGTTCGGCGTGTCTTAGCTGCAGCACAGGTTGCCAAGGAAAAGAAGCTGAATGTCTGTGTGGGATTTCAGCGTCGTTATGATCCGGGTTACATGGATGTGATCCAGCGCATTCACAACGGTGAAATCGGTGATCTCGTTCATGGTCGTGTTTATTGGAATGGCACCTCTCGCCCAGGCTTCCCTCGTGAACCGGGGGAAAGTGAACTGCATTACCAGATTCGTAACTGGTATTTCTTCACTTGGATGAGTGGTGACCACATCCTCGAGCAGCACTGCCATAATCTGGATGTAGCCAACTGGGTGATGCAGGGCAAAATGCCGATCAAAGCCGTGGGGCACGGAGGGCGTGAGGTGCGCAAAGCGCGCGAGAACGGCACCATCTTCGATCATCACACGGTTGAATTTGAGTATGAAAACGGCATGCGTATTCTCAGCCAGTGCTGCCAGATCGGCGGCAAATGCGCACGCGATGTGAGTGAACATTTTCATGGCACCAAAGGAGTGGCAGACCTGGGCAACGGAGGAAAATTCAGCATCAATGGTCAGCCTCCTGGCGGGAAGCGTAGTCGCACCAAGGAAGACCCGTATCAACTGGAGCACGATGCCTTCTTTGAAAACATCCGCACGGGCAAGGTGCGGATTGATGCCGAATACGCTGCTCACAGCACCCTGATGGGTGTCATGGGGCGAATGGCGAGTTACACGGGGCAAGTCATCACCTGGGCACAAGCGCTGAACTCCCAAGAAATCCTGGTGCCCGATGACCTCACTTGGCAGACCGAACCGCCCGTGAAGCCAGATGCTGATGGATGGTATCCTGTGGCGATTCCAGGCACGACTCTGCCGATCTGA